The nucleotide window gtacatagtcgTTATCAAATAATAAGTAAgcatcgagttatcgtctccacagagaTTGTATTTGTTCTAAgttacttaatttgtaaaattatattaacaatttggtaaataaaaacacaatatagttCAAAactgatgattaaaatatattaaactaaatgcaatgatccctaatgcaaattatacTATGTattcaaactatatgaatgaaatagattttagcaaaattaaacacaatttgcaacaattataacataaataaactaggacaattactttaattaaactcaacttattatcaacatgctttataacattcggaaaaacatttcatggcaacttgatctttcatgagtttggaaaccacattaggtcctttcggaatcttTCACTTAGTAAATAAGCATTTTTCTtgtccttatttactaagggtttattAGCATTCGTGTGAGGTAATAGGGATGTGTTAGGtgtgaaacagtttaatcacagaaatctaaaaactatacaaataacagagcttggttagagttgttatgcaacctgcaatttaatcgggttaggatctaaattgagcatgcatatttcaattatgcgtccactAGTCATCGTCTGGTTAGGATTTCTCAGCTAATTCAgatgcatttcaatcacgtatgaacgaaatacagacttgattttaattgaaaacatgatcgattgaggcacaaacttTATAaccatgaatcaaataaatattatttaatcaaaataatcatcctggtttaaataaaattaagctaacattgttgtaaacaagaacagagaacacatagcaaacattttcagattaaattaaagaaaggaaagattAAACCCAGATCAAAGTCACTGTCACCTAAGACTCTGATCGATGAGGCTCATTTGCTtccttcgctttgctcctttgctgatagCTCTctaaggtggccgaccaagggctctttaataGGCTTAAtagctaaaatctctatgaagagatgatgctaggcatAGGGAATGGAAAAGGCTAAGAGAAtttggagagaagagagaatgatgaatgatgagggaaGATGAATGAGGGAATGAAGGGGACATATTTATAAGTGAAGGGAGGAGaatagtttgctaaaaataggaggtTTCATCTCTTCAATCATCTTTAATGGGTGGCCAGCCATGAATTGAGGAAATTGagcttatttttgttttattttttctcaatttaactgccacaacaactcaggactgagactcggtcaagTGCAAATCTTTAGGCatatctctaatttcttcaacattgcaaggaccttgtgcaattaaaccaaaaaatGGTTTATGTGGGCAGTCAAGTGTAGCCGaaaattgggttgacttggtctccAATTTGGACagttttgtaatccaacaaagctatcagacctatccaaaataaatcaataaattagaggaccaaagaataaaatttattcaatttaattaattaattaaaacccaaattattaatgaaatattttaaaatgaattattaaatataattttatattttattttttaatttaatcatgcatggcccacgttatgttttaaaaatataatatgttcaaattaatataaaataagtcatttattgcatgaaaactatataataaagcataaaatcacattttaataatttctatgtcctaatttcatactttcacatatttcattaatttatcaaacaattacttagttttaacaacgaatttaagtaaaaaggtgataaattacataggaaaaatcctatatatttttcaatttacacACCcctaaacttaaatcattgctcatCCCGAGTAATGTTTATGCACAGTAAAAGGTTTTGCTGAGGCAAAATTGCTAATTGTGTAAGCAGCATCAATTTTGtcccataatcatgcattaataacttcatgctCATCGATATTTTTACTTAACAAGCAAAATATTTTGAGAATTTTATACTAAGTatcaaaatatgccaacatgaatcatagtttatgtaacatcccaaaccctacctagacgttatggccaaatttggtgATGTCACATGAAATGGAATCCAAAAATGAGTTTGTCGAGTTAAAACCGTTCCAATTAATTAGCTATTATCTTAATTCAAAGTAAAACGCATGTTTTTCATTATGTCTAAAATCGTGTCTTCTAGCGGAAGCcttaaaaatgtttattttaaaaaaaccatTGGTGTTGAAAGAAATGTTGTTTTAAGCAAAATCGAGGTTTTACCGCTTAGCCGTTCTAAAACTGTAAAGCCGTTAAAAATCCAAAGTTTAAATCCAAAATAGTCCAAAGTCCCAGAATTACACAACAAATACCCAAAATAGCGTAAATTCAAAAACTGAGTCAAAGTAGTACGAAACAGTGGTAGTCACCATCGAGTCCTCTGCTGCAGTGATCTGTCTAAGACTAGGGATTACTTGTACAGATTAAcagaaaaagggtgagttttcgtaaactcagtgtacAATTCCCACAGTAAACATGCATACAGATACACATCAGAATACAGTCATTTACATTCCGGGCTTAAGCCCATTACAAAATCAATTTGGGTTTTAGCCCATTCAGATACAACCTCAGAATTatattagggccttggcccatatCATATACAGAATGCAGATACAATAAATCAGAATTTTACCCACcagcctttacacaccatctccgtccagccTTACATACCATGTGGAGATTAAATCAACCCagtcatccctacacaccatgatGTACCGAGATGCGGTATATAACCAGAAtgttgcagctgagctgccagataacaggcttaagagcctttcagatacttcctccaaatatcatgAACCCActccaatgcaatgcaacataccatAAATGACATGCATATATGCTAATAACAGAACATACATTCCGTTCAGTACAGATATCATGCTTAGTCAGACACCTTACAATCAGATCACATAATTAAGGGGTCTAAGTAGAGCTTACTGACCTAACAGTAGGTCTACAGTCAACTAggacgacccatgcaaccttacagaatatttcaaaaaaatggtcTCATACGCCTATGTGGActgcctgtgtgggcccacacgtctgtatggcccacacggcccaaattggccttggtcgtgtggatcacacggcctggctcagaatcccacacgcccgtgtggcccacacggcttgTGTGTCGCATATGGCCTGCTTGGCCATTACACGGCTATGTCATATGCGCATGGCCTGGCTCATCGATCACACTCCCGTGTTctgtcacacggcctaccacactgCCGTGTGGCATCGATAGAATGGTTTTTAGCTTTCGCTAAAACCTCATTTTCTGCATTTTTGGGTACACACTTGTATCGTTTTTATGTAGAAACACTTCCCGACATCTAGCACCTATAATTGACTGATATATTCCCAATTTAGTCACTTAAATCGTTATTCGATCGAAAACTTGACGAGGTATTCCCACTTAAAACCATTAAAATCCCTTACCTTTGAACGATCAACAACGAATTTGCACTTCCACAACACCGATTGAAAACTCTAGACTTTTTAATTCACCCTTAAACACAAAACAACCTCTATTAGCAAATATTCAACCATCTATCACGAAAACTATACTTACAAAACTTACCGAATGAATAGAACATCGCTACACACCAAATGATAATAGAGAAGGAATTGCAAAGAAAAACGAGATGAGGGAAACCAAAACTTTCAgctgaagaggaaaaagaaaaagaaatagcacagagaagagagaagagagaaaagagtTGGAGAGAAAATCGTCAGTTTTATTTTTTACAGGAGAGATTTTTGGGGATAACCAATTACCCACATCCCACTAATTCTCATCCTAACCACCCACTACTTAGAATTCCACTACCACTGGAACTCTAACGCAGAGTCAAGCAAAAATAAAGCTCCCTTGCCTTAGCAGGAAATTGAACACACAACCTCCATTAcaccaacacacatcttaacctccagaccagcaggcctattctgGTATGATTTTACAAAAAAACTAAATATAAGCCCATTGAACGAAGAGAGGGCTTAATTCCAACAATaatcaaaattttccaaaactAAGGCTTGAagttgggacctctcacacacacccagaatacTTAATTATTGAAGAAGATACATATTTTATGTTTCAGTTTAACAAAAACAGAAATAAGaatttttgggtgttacaactctacccctctaAAAGAAAaattcggcctcaaaatttacctgatcagaacagatgaggatactgttgATGCATCGAATTCTccggctcccacgtggcctcttcaatgcTCTGATTCCACCATAGCACTTTCACTAAGGGGATAGATTTCTTTCTCAAGACCTTAACGCCGCGATCCAAAATCTGAGTTGGCTCCTCTTCGAAGGTCAAacctggcctaacctcaatctcctcaaccggAACAATATGTGTGGGATCAGAGTGGTAGCGTCTCAACATTGAAATGTGGAATACATCATATATGCGATCCAACTCtgaaggtagctccaactgataagcaatTAGTCCCACTTGCTTCAGAATTTGGTACGACTCGATAAACCTGGGGCTAAACTTACCCTTGCGACCGAACCTTAGAACCTTTTTCCATGACAAGACTTTCAGAAAGATGAAGTCCCCgatagaatactcaatctcacgtCTCTTCATATTAGTATAAGACTTCTATCTGTCA belongs to Gossypium arboreum isolate Shixiya-1 chromosome 7, ASM2569848v2, whole genome shotgun sequence and includes:
- the LOC108476508 gene encoding uncharacterized protein LOC108476508 — its product is MKRREIEYSIGDFIFLKVLSWKKVLRFGRKGKFSPRFIESYQILKQVGLIAYQLELPSELDRIYDVFHISMLRRYHSDPTHIVPVEEIEVRPGLTFEEEPTQILDRGVKVLRKKSIPLVKVLWWNQSIEEATWEPENSMHQQYPHLF